A window of the Trichoderma asperellum chromosome 6, complete sequence genome harbors these coding sequences:
- the SAH1 gene encoding S-adenosyl-L-homocysteine hydrolase (BUSCO:EOG092D29KI) has product MSAPAHKFKVADLSLAAFGRREIELAENEMPGLMAIRQKYAADQPLAGARIAGCLHMTIQTAVLIETLVALGAEVTWTSCNIFSTQDHAAAAIAAAGVPVFAWKGETEEEYNWCLEQQLSAFKDGKKLNLILDDGGDLTSLVHSKYPEQLKDCFGVSEETTTGVHHLYRMLKEGKLLVPAINVNDSVTKSKFDNLYGCRESLIDGIKRATDVMIAGKVAVVAGFGDVGKGCAQALHGMGARVLVTEIDPINALQAAMAGYQVTTMEKAASIGQIFVTTTGCRDILTGAHFEAMPNDAIVCNIGHFDIEIDVAWLKANAKSVQNIKPQVDRFTMANGRHIILLAEGRLVNLGCATGHSSFVMSCSFSNQVLAQIALYKAADKAWAEKYVEFGKTGKLDVGVFVLPKVLDEEVAKLHLAHVQAELTTLTPVQAEYLGLTVEGPYKAEIYRY; this is encoded by the exons ATGTCTGCTCCCGCCCACAAGTTCAAGGTCGCCGACCTGTCCCTGGCCGCCTTTGGCCGCAGGGAGATTGAACTCGCCGAGAACGAGATGCCCGGTCTGATGGCCATCCGCCAGAAGTATGCCGCCGACCAGCCTCTCGCCGGTGCCCGCATTGCTGGCTGCCTGCACATGACCATCCAGACTGCCGTCCTCATTGAGACCCTCGTTGCCCTGGGCGCCGAGGTCACCTGGACCAGCTGCAACATCTTCAGCACCCAGGACcacgccgctgccgccattgctgccgccggcGTCCCCGTCTTCGCCTGGAAGGGCGAGACCGAGGAGGAGTACAACTGGTGtctcgagcagcagctcagcgCCTTCAAGGACGGCAAGAAGCTGAACCTGATCCTCGACGACGGCGGTGACCTGACCTCTCTCGTCCACTCCAAGTACCCCGAGCAGCTCAAGGACTGCTTCGGTGTCTCTGAGGAGACCACCACCGGTGTCCACCACCTGTACCGCATGCTCAAGGAGGGCAAGCTGCTGGTCCCTGCCATCAACGTCAACGACAGCGTCACCAAGTCCAAGTTCGACAACCTGTACGGCTGCCGTGAGTCCCTGATTGATGGTATCAAGCGTGCCACCGATGTTATGATTGCCGGCAAGGTTGCTGTCGTTGCTGGATTCGGTGATGTCGGCAAGGGCTGTGCCCAGGCTCTCCACGGCATGGGTGCTCGTGTCCTCGTTACCGAGATTGATCCCATCAACGCTCTCCAGGCTGCCATGGCCGGCTACCAGGTCACCACCATGGAGAAGGCTGCCTCCATTGGTCAGATCttcgtcaccaccaccggtTGCCGTGACATTCTGACTGGTGCTCACTTCGAGGCCATGCCCAACGATGCCATTGTCTGCAACATTGGCCACTTCGACATTGAGATTGACGTTGCCTGGCTCAAGGCCAACGCCAAGTCTGTCCAGAACATCAAGCCCCAGGTCGACCGATTCACCATGGCCAACGGCCGCCACATCATCCTCCTGGCTGAGGGCCGTCTGGTCAACCTTGGCTGTGCTACCGGCCACTCTTCCTTCGTCATGTCCTGCTCTTTCTCCAACCAGGTCCTTGCTCAGATTGCTCTGTACAAGGCCGCCGACAAGGCCTGGGCTGAGAAGTACGTTGAGTTCGGCAAGACTGGCAAGCTCGACGTCGGTGTCTTCGTTCTCCCCAAGGTCCTGGATGAGGAGGTCGCCAAGCTCCACCTGGCTCACGTCCAGGCTGAGCTGACTACCCTTACCCCCGTTCAGGCTGAGTACCTCGGTCTTACTGTCGAGGGTCCTTACAAGGCCGAGAT CTACCGCTACTAA
- the EIF3H gene encoding Eukaryotic translation initiation factor 3 subunit H (MEROPS:MER0021886) — MSEAPKDAPFQAVQVDALVIMKIARHCSSLFPTVATGSLVGMDQNGTLEITNTFAFPTVDNSSADTHQSDAANAAAAAPRAKSNITYQNEMIRHLKEVNVDANNVGWYTSATMGNFVTLAFIENQYHYQKDNDKTVALVYDTSRSSQGTLALKAYRLTNIFMNVYKEGKFTTESLQKSKLSFRDILQEYPITVQNSHLLTSFLHQLPSPPVRDIKEPSTLSDLNSDRIKAPLYPSIDNLDLSVDPFLEKTCDLLLESIESHYVDLNNFQFYQRQLAREQTKITQWQAKRKAENAQRTLAKQPLLPEDEWQRLFKLPQEPSRLEGMLNAKQVEQYSKQVDGFTANISAKMFAVRENLLPQ, encoded by the exons ATGAGCGAAGCTCCCAAAGATGCGCCTTTCCAGGCGGTGCAGGTCGATGCTCTG GTGATTATGAAAATTGCCAGACACTGCTCCTCACTCTTCCCTACCGTGGCGACTGGTTCCCTCGTGGGAATGGACCAGAACGGAACGCTGGAGATCACCAACACCTTCGCCTTCCCCACCGTCGACAACTCCTCCGCCGACACCCACCAGAGCGACGCggccaatgctgctgctgccgcccctCGCGCAAAGAGCAACATTACCTACCAGAACGAAATGATCCGACACCTGAAGGAGGTCAATGTGGATGCTAACAACGTTGGATGGTACACAAGCGCAACCATGGGCAACTTTGTCACCCTGGCTTTCATCGAGAACCAATACCACTACCAGAAGGACAACGACAAGACTGTGGCCCTGGTCTATGATACCAGCCGCAGCTCACAGGGAACCCTGGCCCTGAAGGCCTACCGACTGACAAACATTTTCATGAACGTCTACAAGGAGGGCAAGTTCACTACTGAGAG CCTGCAAAAGTCCAAGCTTTCATTCCGTGATATCCTCCAGGAGTACCCCATCACGGTCCAGAACTCACACCTCCTTACCTCTTTCCTCCACCAGCTGCCCTCCCCTCCTGTCCGCGACATCAAGGAGCCCAGCACCCTCAGCGACCTCAACAGCGACCGTATCAAGGCGCCTCTGTACCCTTCCATCGACAACCTGGATCTGTCAGTTGATCCCTTCCTTGAGAAGACTTGCGACCTGCTGCTAGAGAGCATTGAGTCCCACTACGTCGACCTGAACAACTTCCAGTTCTACCAACGCCAACTGGCGCGTGAGCAGACCAAGATTACACAGTGGCAGGCCAAGCGAAAGGCCGAGAACGCCCAGCGCACCCTTGCCAAGCAGCCCCTGCTGCCGGAGGATGAGTGGCAGAGACTGTTCAAGCTTCCCCAGGAGCCAAGCCGACTGGAGGGCATGCTCAACGCTAAGCAGGTTGAGCAGTACAGCAAGCAGGTTGATGGCTTCACGGCCAACATTAGCGCTAAGATGTTTGCCGTGCGGGAGAACCTGCTGCCGCAGTAA
- a CDS encoding uncharacterized protein (EggNog:ENOG41) — MAAQIELVQPIDVPPLTKEVTPIISELDALDEERFVLKSPYSERPHLLDLETVSHEAGLVAKALRTLKPIREDYATAPYEESFNWPEVIEEVRRLSQKSGKEFKETSFYIVAFRSKILTYTDYDYLCELDKAAHAEAVASGGFLKYWFGEPDAELQNLSTCVWCSREQAMIGGRGPAHRKAVSVTRHQYAYYNIDQHRLTIRDNVDDWSISWWK; from the exons ATGGCTGCCCAAATAGAATTGGTGCAACCTATTGATGTGCCTCCATTGACGAAGGAGGTGACACCGATTATCAGCGAGCTGGACGCACTGGACGAAGAGCGGTTCGTCCTCAAGTCGCCGTACTCAGAGAGACCTCATCTGCTTGACTTGGAGACTGTTTCTCACGAGGCTGGCTTGGTGGCAAAAGCTTTGCGAACCCTGAAGCCAATTCGAGAGGATTATGCCACTGCGCCGTATGAAGAATCCTTTAACTGGCCCGAAGTAATCGAAGAAGTGAGGCGCCTGTCTCAAAAATCCGGCAAAGAATTCAAGGAAACATCATTCTACATTGTCGCCTTCCGCTCGAAAATTTTGACGTACACCGATTATGATTATCTTTGCGAGCTTGATAAGGCCGCTCATGCCGAAGCCGTAGCCAGTGGAGGCTTCTTGAA ATACTGGTTTGGTGAGCCAGACGCAGAGCTCCAAAATCTGTCAACATGCGTGTGGTGCTCCAGGGAACAGGCAATGATTGGCGGTAGAGGGCCAGCGCATCGCAAGGCGGTGAGCGTTACTCGGCATCAATATGCCTATTATAACATCGACCAACACCGACTCACCATCCGAGACAACGTGGATGATTGGTCGATTTCGTGGTGGAAATGA
- a CDS encoding uncharacterized protein (EggNog:ENOG41) — MEMRFIDVTERTTQGARQGKRKSSKNNSDRKNSSLFSSSSSSSSSSSQSSITKAVVRRRQQQQQHELLPSPTFNFPIPIESVAQVFFFRHYSVAGSIRLYESQRASRMSTLKMMGIVAVGMAGLAISKRDHGVMALARAKYGSTLLSINDAIKVREEVAKESTLAAVTMMARFEIIACQDCSTQEAWICHLQGAAVMLRHWTKEEWDKVTNPRTFLHFFYMLVMGCIIKRTSVSAHIRKIVQSYPLFKLDAQVEPATRLFDIVCKLADLHSCQVTQVTERVSTAMSIEKELLAWKSDLPENWKYSLDENKLNKAYGPSCHVYASPWQSHIWTHYRICRHVAHSVLLQYLDTLALPIAKAHPALIEACASQREASREIQSIMMRDLCASMPYILGFYDKTKGDNMLFPQHWGVFGLLGSIQAMVGVAGIFEQDVGWLCVMLKYIGSRLGIGQALVMERCLKAQRADMI; from the exons atggagatgaggtTTATTGACGTGACGGAGAGGACGACGCAGGGGGCGAGACagggaaagaggaagagctcgAAGAATAATTCAGACCGTAAAAACTCGTCCTTattttcatcatcgtcatcatcctcgtcctcgtcgtcacaATCATCCATCACCAAGGCTGTAGTGCGGCGaagacaacaacaacagcagcacgaaCTACTACCCTCACCAACTTTCAACTTCCCCATCCCCATAGAGTCGGTCGCGcaggtcttcttcttccggcACTACTCCGTCGCAGGATCGATCCGCCTTTACGAATCGCAACGGGCGTCTAGGATGTCAAcgctgaagatgatgggCATTGTGGCCGTGGGCATGGCAGGGCTGGCGATATCCAAGCGAGATCATGGCGTGATGGCGCTGGCGAGGGCAAAGTACGGATCGACGCTGCTTTCCATCAACGATGCGATCAAGGTTCGGGAGGAGGTGGCCAAAGAGAGCACGTTGGCGgcggtgacgatgatggccAGGTTCGAG ATTATTGCTTGCCAGGATTGTTCTACGCAAGAGGCTTGGATCTGTCATTTGCAAGGTGCTGCGGTCATGCTGCGGCATTGGACAAAGGAGGAGTGGGACAAGGTGACGAATCCACGAACCTTTCTTCACTTTTTCTATATGCTG GTAATGGGCTGCATCATTAAACGGACGTCTGTTTCTGCTCACATTCGCAAGATTGTACAGTCATATCCTCTTTTCAAGCTTGATGCCCAAGTAGAACCAGCGACTCGCCTTTTCGACATAGTATGTAAACTGGCAGATCTACATTCTTGTCAGGTCACCCAAGTCACCGAGAGAGTCTCGACAGCCATGAGCATCGAAAAAGAGCTGCTCGCATGGAAATCAGACCTCCCCGAGAATTGGAAATATTCCCTCGACGAGAACAAGCTTAACAAAGCCTATGGGCCCTCTTGTCACGTCTACGCATCCCCTTGGCAGTCTCACATCTGGACTCATTATCGCATCTGCCGACATGTTGCACACTCTGTGCTCTTACAATATCTAGATACTCTCGCCTTGCCCATCGCGAAAGCGCATCCCGCGCTCATTGAGGCGTGTGCGTCGCAGCGAGAAGCTTCACGCGAGATTCAATCGATTATGATGCGTGACCTTTGCGCCAGTATGCCCTACATCTTGGGTTTTTATGATAAGACAAAGGGGGATAACATGCTGTTTCCTCAGCACTGGGGGGTGTTTGGTCTTCTTGGTTCCATTCAGGCCATGGTAGGGGTAGCGGGTATCTTTGAACAAGATGTTGGTTGGTTGTGTGTGATGCTCAAGTATATAGGGAGTCGGTTGGGGATTGGACAGGCTTTGGTGATGGAGAGATGTCTCAAGGCGCAAAGAGCTGACATGATTTAG